A region of the Longimicrobiaceae bacterium genome:
GGTCCGCTGGCATCGTGCTCAGTGCCGGTCTTAGAAAAGGAAGCCACAAAACCATCTGCAGCAGGCTCCCGACACCAAGCTTGAACGTCATGCAGATCCACGCTTCGTGGCAATAAAGGCCATGCGCTGGGGCGGCAGCGGCACCCCTCCGTAGTGGTCCTGCCGCCGGACTTCGAAGCCCGAGCTCTGGAGAAGCTGCTCGAGCTCGTCGGCGGAGAAGGTCCGCACCAGGTGCTCCTCTTCCGATCGACGCGGGCCGCCCTCCCATTCTCGAATGGTGGAGATCCGACGCGTGAGAAGCGACCTGTCCGGATCCTCCACCACCTCCACATCGACCCGCCATCCCTCGCCCTCCCGCGACGCGCGATACCGCATCGGCTCCCACTCCGACCGCAACAGCACGTCGAAGATGAACAGGCCGTCGGGTCGCAGCGCCTGATAGACGCGCTGAAATAACGGGGCTAAATCGGCCTCGGCCGCCTCGGTCGCGAGGTAGCACAACACCTCCCCGATCGCGGTGATCCCCACGCACGGTGGAAATACGAATTCATAGACGGAGGCGCGCACGAACCGCGCACCCGGCGCGGTTGCCGCCGCGATCTCCAGCATGGCGGGAGAAATGTCGACCCCCACCACGTCATATCCCGCCTCGATCAGCTGTCGGGCCAACAGGCCGCTCCCGCAGCCAAGATCCACCACCAGGCCACTGTGGAACCCCGCTTCGCGCAGCACGCCGAGCAGCCCGTCCGCCGACCGGATGGCAAAGTCACCAAAGCCCACGTGATGGATGTGGCTGAGGTCGGCCCCGTAGAAATCTGCCATGGTCTATCAGGGATGCTTCTACCGCGTTCCGACGTCTCACTACCGCGACATGATTATAGCCTAACGGTTGGCGCCGCTGGATCTCTACTGCTCCAGCGCGCGTTACGTACGGGCAAACCATCGTCAGACGGCTCGCGTTGAGCCGGGGGCGACGAATAGCAATTCATACTGTCATGACAGAGCCTTGACAGTCCACCGCATCCAGACGCCTATTGTCCGGGATCCAGTTGGAGCCCGCGCTGCAGGTTGAAGTCCCCAGGCAGGTCTTGGCGCCCTGAAAGCCAGCCCTCGTCGCGCCAGACGCTCTCTCGATCACGCTCCATCCACAGCCTCCCGTTCCCCAAGCCATCCTGAATCAGGGTGTCATCATCCGACAGTGCTGTGCCACCACGGCGATCGCGTAGGCCAACCGCGCCGTGACCAGCTATCGCTCGATCTAAACACTTCCTTTCCCCCACTCAACCACGTGACAGTACTATGCCAGAGCGCCCGGTGGTTCTCGTCCATGGCTATTCCGATTCACACAGAGGCTTTCGCGTTTGGAAGGAAATCCTCGACACAGACTTCGACGTTCGGGTAGCCTCATACAAGTCCCTGACCAACGAGATCAGCATCAAGGACATTGCGGAGGGATTCGATCGTGCGCTCAGGTGCCAAGCCGGCTTGGATCAGGACCAGGACTTCGATGCTATCGTCCATTCGACAGGCATGCTCGTCCTCCGTTCCTGGCTTACGACGTACCCGCGTCGCAAGGATCGGCTGAAGCATCTGATAGCGCTGGCGCCTGCAACCTGGGGGTCGCCGCTCGCTCACAAGGGGCGTAGCTGGCTCGGCTCGGTCTTCAAGGGGAGCAAGAACATCCTCCGTCCGGACTTCCTCGAGGCAGGGGACGGGGTGCTCGACGGACTGGAACTGGGAAGCCGTTTCACGTGGGATCTGGCCCACCGGGACCTGTTTGGCGCAGAGATCTACTATGGTCCCAGTCGATACACGCCTTACGTGTTCACCTTCTGTGGGACAGAGGATTATGGTGGCGTGCGGAAGATCGTGAATGAGCCCGGCACGGACGGGACGGTACGCCTCGCGGGCGTTGCCCTCAACAGCCGCAAGGCGATTATCGACCTGACCGAAAGACCGCAAGACCCCAAACGCGCCTACTTCACTGGTTTCAAGAGCGTTGACGACCTTCCAGTAGTGCTCATCGATGGAGTGAACCACGGGACCATCATGAGCCGGCCGACGCCCGAGCTCGTGCAGCTCGTGCGCTCGGGACTTAAGGTCGGGAACAAGCCGGCCTATGACAAGTGGTTGCGGGAAGCAGAAAGGGTGTCATCCAAAGGGAAGGACGGACCATGGCAGCAGTTCGTGGTTCGACTCGTCGACGAGAGGGGGGATCCTATCCCTGACTACAACGTGCGCCTATTTGAAGGTCGTCACGAGCTTCATGACTTCACGGCCGACGTGCACGCTTATAGCGGAGACAAGAGTCTACGGAATTTCCACGTGAATGTGAGCGAGCTCGCTGATCAAAAATTCACGAACCTGAGGATGCGCCTGATCGCGAGTTCGGGCACTCAGCTGGTAGGATACGTCGGTTACGGAAACGGGACTGGCGCGTCGCCGCATCCGACGATGGAAGTCGTGCTGGACATCACAAACCTCGTTACCGGCGACACCAAGCTCTTCTACCCGTTCACGACCACCCTGGTGGAGATCAAGCTCAATCGAGAGCCGCTGCCGTTGAACGGCGAGAGCCGTTTGTGTAGGATTTTGCGTGAACTGTAGGTTATCCGTTGGACGTTATCCGTTATCCGTCATCCGTTGTACGTTATCAGTTGGGACAGGTTGTTTGCCTCGAGATCGACTGGTCGCCGTGATGGTTATTAGCCATCAGAGTCACAACCAGTCTACAGCGCACAGGCTTGTCGGCTGGCTACAAGATCAGACCATTGGAGCCGCTCGACGCCTGAGCGCCAATGACTTTCATCAGCTGAGTGCACCCGCCCAATTTGAGCTCGACCGCCTGGTCCCGACTGATAACTGATAATTGATAACCCACAACGGATAACGGATAACGGATAACGGATAACCTTCCTCAGTATCCCGGATTCTGCACCAGCGCCGGATTCCGATTCATCTCGTCCCGATGGATCGGCATGAAATACATCTTGTCATCCCAGGCGCGGTTCTGGATGCTCTGCACCTCGTAGCGATAATTGGTCCAGGTGCTCCGGTCGGTGCGGCTCGTTCCCTCGATGTAGATGTTGATCCCCCGCGCGTTCTCCGAGAATTCCTCCGGGGCGATCATCCACCGACGCACGTCGAAGAAGCGCTGCTCCTCATAGGCCATCTCGATCCGCCGTTCGTTGCGGTATTCCTCGCGCAGCGCATCCTGCCCCATGGAGGCCGAAAGCTCGGGCATCCCCGCCCGCCGCCGGATCTGATTGAGCGCCATCACCGCATCATCCAGCTCCCCCAGCTCGATCGAGGCCTCGGCGTAGTTCAGCAGGATCTCCGCGTAACGGAAGAAGATCCAGGGGATCTCCTGCTTAGTGAACTGATGGTTCACGGTCGGATCGATGAACTTCCGCAGATAGTATCCCGAATAGCTCCCATTCCAGTCCTCGATCGGGCTGTCGCGGGTATCTACCCCCGGAAACGTACGCCCGTCGGGGAGGGTCAGCCGGCGGAATGTCTGGATGATGCCGTAAGGCTCGATCTCCATCACGTCGTCTGGACGCTCTCGCCATTCGGCCCCGTCGTACAGGATGGTCCCGTAGAAGCGCGGATCGCGGCTGTCGTACGGCGAGGCCGCGTGCTCGGGATTGCCCCAGTCGAACGGAGCGCCGTCCAGCATCCGGTAGTCGTCGACCAGGTTCTGGGTGGGCGTGTTCCCGGCCCAGTTGTGGAATCCGTTGGGGCCATTGTGCAGCCCGGGGTGGTAGCCGTCGTCCCGCGTGCGCAGGAAGAACCGACTGAGGATCACCTCCTCGCTGATCTTCTGGAGGAACAGGTCCGCGTAGTTCTGCGCTGCTTCCTCGGGCGTAGCAGGATCCGGCCGGAAGAGACCATACACGCCGAGATCCATCACCTCCTTGGCGGCATCCTTCGCGGCGCGCCACATCGCCTGTCGATCCTGCGGCGTGGTATAGCCCGTTTCGGCCATGCCACTCGGGTTCTCGTGATACAGGTCGCTGGCCGCGTAGAGCAGCACACGAGCTTTGAGCGCCAATGCGGCCCCTTTGGTTGCCCTTCCCAGGTTCGAAGCTTCCACCGGTAGCAGCTCGGCAGCCTGGGTAGCGTCCGCCAGGATGAAGTCGACCGTTTCCTCGAAGCTGCTCCGCGGGATCTCGTAGTCGTCATTCAGGCCGTACACTTCGGTGACCAGAGGCACCCCTCCGTACATGCGCAGCAGATTGTGGTAGAAGTAGGCGCGCAGGAAAAGCGCTTCCCCCTTCATCTGCCGCTTCCGCTCCTCGTCGTACGTGGTCGAGTCGATCCTCGAGAGGACGAGGTTCGCCTGACGGATGCGGAAGTAATTGTCCCCCCAGTCGAAATGGTTGAAGCGACCGTCGTCGATCGCCCCGCGGTCACTGGGGGAGATGATGGCCTGTACGACCTTGTCGGTATTGTAGCCGTGGACGAAATGGGCCTCGTCGCTCAGGGAGCTGAGCATGATCTCGTAGAGACCGTGTCCCATCCCCAGATAGATGTCGTTGAGGAATGCCTGCGTGAGGTTCGGATCCTCGAAGATGGCCTCTTCCGCGATCTGATCCTTGGGTGAGACGTCCAGAACGGACGAATCACACGCTGCCAGCCCGCAAACGGCCAGGAGGGCAGCTCCGACCAGAGAAAGATGGTGCCTCATGATGCCCTCCATCAGAATGTGACGGTCGTTCCGACATTGAACACGCGCTTCTGGGGGTAGTACATGCCCTGCGGATGACGAACTTCAGGATCCATGTACTTGAACTTGTCCCAGGTGAGGAGGTTGAATGCTCCCACGTAGACGCGCATGGCGTCGATTCCGAGGGCAGCGGTGAGGCGCGCCGGCAGCGTATAGCCGACGTCAACCGTCTTGAGCCGGATGTAGTCGGTGCTCCTGAGGAAATAGGTGTTGTCGTTCGCGACCCAGTACTCGTCCTGGCGATTGTACGCCCGGGGATGCTTCGAATTGGGACTCTCGGGCGTCCAGCGGTTCTCGGCGAAGGCCTTCAGGTAGTTGCCAATGTCGCCGGAGAGCGTCTCCAGGTACTGGACGCCGCCCATGGCCCCCTGAAAGAAGACGCTCGCATCGAAGTCGCGGTACTGCAGACCCAGCGTCAGCCCGCCGTTGAAGGTCGGCTCGCTGTTCTTGTTGATCCGCACCCGGTCGTCGCTGTTGATCATCCCATCGTCGTTGACATCCTCGAAGATGATGTCG
Encoded here:
- a CDS encoding class I SAM-dependent methyltransferase, which encodes MADFYGADLSHIHHVGFGDFAIRSADGLLGVLREAGFHSGLVVDLGCGSGLLARQLIEAGYDVVGVDISPAMLEIAAATAPGARFVRASVYEFVFPPCVGITAIGEVLCYLATEAAEADLAPLFQRVYQALRPDGLFIFDVLLRSEWEPMRYRASREGEGWRVDVEVVEDPDRSLLTRRISTIREWEGGPRRSEEEHLVRTFSADELEQLLQSSGFEVRRQDHYGGVPLPPQRMAFIATKRGSA
- a CDS encoding RagB/SusD family nutrient uptake outer membrane protein — its product is MRHHLSLVGAALLAVCGLAACDSSVLDVSPKDQIAEEAIFEDPNLTQAFLNDIYLGMGHGLYEIMLSSLSDEAHFVHGYNTDKVVQAIISPSDRGAIDDGRFNHFDWGDNYFRIRQANLVLSRIDSTTYDEERKRQMKGEALFLRAYFYHNLLRMYGGVPLVTEVYGLNDDYEIPRSSFEETVDFILADATQAAELLPVEASNLGRATKGAALALKARVLLYAASDLYHENPSGMAETGYTTPQDRQAMWRAAKDAAKEVMDLGVYGLFRPDPATPEEAAQNYADLFLQKISEEVILSRFFLRTRDDGYHPGLHNGPNGFHNWAGNTPTQNLVDDYRMLDGAPFDWGNPEHAASPYDSRDPRFYGTILYDGAEWRERPDDVMEIEPYGIIQTFRRLTLPDGRTFPGVDTRDSPIEDWNGSYSGYYLRKFIDPTVNHQFTKQEIPWIFFRYAEILLNYAEASIELGELDDAVMALNQIRRRAGMPELSASMGQDALREEYRNERRIEMAYEEQRFFDVRRWMIAPEEFSENARGINIYIEGTSRTDRSTWTNYRYEVQSIQNRAWDDKMYFMPIHRDEMNRNPALVQNPGY